GTATCTCCATGTTCACGATAAGCTGTGGAGGAAACATCTATACCAGTTAAGCTAGCGATCGCAATGTTACCGCCCAGATTCTGCACAGCCTCCAAGCTATACTCATCTATGGCATATCCTGGTCGTGGCACAATCAGGAGTTGCACTTGCTGTAACAAATCTTCAATGCGATACCAGCGCGGTAACTGATGCAATAAATCTGAACCAATCACCAAAGTAAACTCAGTCTCCTCACCCCAGCGAGACTTGGCTTTTTCCACAGTTTCCAGAGTTCTGAAACTACTCAAATCCTGTTCCAAAGCAATATTCTGGCGTGGGGTATCAATATCCATAATCAACAATTGCAGCATTGTAGCCCGATGTTGCAAAGGCGTTTGATGAGACTTAAAAGGATTATCAGCCGCCCAAACAGCCACCCAATCATAA
The window above is part of the Nodularia spumigena CCY9414 genome. Proteins encoded here:
- a CDS encoding nicotinate-nucleotide adenylyltransferase yields the protein MRIALFGTSADPPTAGHQKILRWLSEGYDWVAVWAADNPFKSHQTPLQHRATMLQLLIMDIDTPRQNIALEQDLSSFRTLETVEKAKSRWGEETEFTLVIGSDLLHQLPRWYRIEDLLQQVQLLIVPRPGYAIDEYSLEAVQNLGGNIAIASLTGIDVSSTAYREHGDTQALTPPIVAYIHQEHLYKCQDATTKRYQFH